A DNA window from Ictalurus punctatus breed USDA103 chromosome 11, Coco_2.0, whole genome shotgun sequence contains the following coding sequences:
- the dctn2 gene encoding dynactin subunit 2 translates to MADPKYANLPGIASNEPDVYETSDLPEDDQAQFESEELCSDSVERIVVNPNAAYDKFKDKRVGTKGLDFSDRISKSRRVGYESGDYELLGEGCGVKETPQQKYQRLVNEIQELTEEVEHIQTSTKESSAEERLTPVVLAQQAAQLKQQLVSAHLDSLLGPNAHINLADPDGALAKRLMTQLEVARGVRSTAGGEGKSAAPKGPDGVVLYELHSRPEHEKFTESAKIAELERRLADLETAVGSGLDKQGPLSAGLQGASLVETMELLQARVSALDAATLDQVEARLQSVLGKMNEIAKHKAAIEDAETQNKVTQLYDVVQKWDAMATSLPQVVQRLIAVKELHEQAMQFGQLLAHLDTTQQMINNSLKDNSTLLTQVQQTMKENLVSVEENFAALDQRMKKLSK, encoded by the exons GAAGAGCTGTGCAGTGACAGTGTGGAGCGGATTGTTGTCAATCCCAACGCTGCCTACGACAAGTTCAAAGACAAGCGTGTCGGCACTAAGGGCCTGG ATTTCTCGGACCGCATCAGCAAGAGTCGCAGAGTCGGCTATGAGTCTGGAGACTATGAGCTT CTGGGTGAAGGGTGCGGGGTTAAGGAGACTCCTCAGCAGAAGTACCAGCGGCTCGTTAATGAGATTCAGGAGCTCACAGAGGAAGTGGAACACATTCAG ACCAGTACTAAAGAGAGCAGTGCAGAGGAGCGCCTAACGCCGGTGGTTCTGGCTCAGCAGGCGGCCCAGCTCAAACAGCAGTTGGTCTCAGCCCACCTGGACTCCTTGCTGGGCCCAAATGCCCACATCAACTTGGCTGACCCAGATGGAGCTCTTGCCAA gcggTTGATGACTCAGTTGGAAGTGGCACGGGGTGTGCGTAGCACTGCTGGGGGAGAGGGGAAATCAGCAGCACCCAAAGGCCCGGATGGAGTTGTGCTGTATGAACTCCACAGCCGGCCTGAACACGAGAAGTTCACCGAGTCTGCCAAG ATCGCGGAGTTGGAGAGGAGGTTGGCGGACCTGGAGACTGCAGTAGGTTCTGGATTAGATAAGCAG GGTCCCCTCAGTGCTGGACTACAAGGTGCCAGTCTAGTG gAGACTATGGAGCTGCTGCAGGCTCGTGTCAGTGCTCTGGATGCTGCCACTCTGGACCAGGTTGAAGCCAGACTACAG AGTGTTTTGGGGAAGATGAATGAAATAGCAAAACACAAGGCAGCGATTGAAGATGCTGAAACTCAAAACAAG GTGACACAGCTGTACGATGTGGTGCAGAAGTGGGATGCCATGgcaacctccctccctcaggtgGTCCAGAGACTGATAGCTGTGAAAGAGCTACACGAGCAAG CCATGCAGTTTGGGCAGCTGCTGGCCCATCTGGACACAACACAGCAGATGATCAACAACTCACTGAAGGACAACAGCACACTGCTCACCCAG GTGCAGCAGACCATGAAAGAGAACTTGGTTTCGGTAGAAGAGAACTTTGCTGCTTTGGACCAGAGGATGAAGAAACTCTCCAAATaa
- the mbd6 gene encoding methyl-CpG-binding domain protein 6, whose protein sequence is MTGGSEKAAGKKDGGPTLTAQVPVGWQRKVEDGAVAYISPSGKVLCSVEEVRVYLLTDGTCKCGLECPLVLHKVFNFDPTAGVHSQSHQSGKVEEDMTKLCNHRRKVVAMAALCRSMQVSQIPLPAHGSGSGVCSADGKNKRGSIVARGDVAQRTYPTQLILNQARPSSSGSFPVPSPLSLIQNGSVSHTTSILTSDPSSPLKKTSPQSPGPSVAVYGKQQWSPRPALTQTILQRAPHKPTSPSTTKLDAAQTYQTDCSLPLFTSPPSSSSPVIARAGQPYLQGIVMKSSPPLCSSPSRAQDTFSPHQRSRHSSTSSLSEGTPGSMLAQGVKPSPSPSPLPPAQPCSSPKLSVPPVSPRSRLEGILQHYKDCSTTNPDSTQQHHTSSSKTKLHTLQNPQPAQNNSSDKRNGPVLGSAPGLIGLPLGQILCQQKSQQHISSSFPASSLLSAAAKAQLASQKNQSQSRAAETGALPLPALDKEQQSKVLISTLNSSLSTPTAPTQSLTAFLLPPSPSLPVSNPAQSEKTLRRKRQRRSPTVLSMLKESQINRTVASSPIVPSPSLSSSSSPPVTNSENHLQPARLPGVPPSTTPVPNSVLRQTELEEGKRMALSNSLPLSSPPASSQPLSALLQLLSMQNAQNNTTTTVPPSRHTPLVTSHTPQYDGQLVPQTHIHMKQSQPQTLVPALDSLTQLATTQPLSLTCEDTEAVAVNLKTTANSPVLNLSLPHTSTSAGTEPSISYHTLDVMSQLSSATCLSASTISEKTCASKLGDMGPDHNIYQTNQPDQNQATDSEGPVMSEEQHNLETKLLSGCDPDTNLSLAHAPGTSSADLQNSAADHASTLQLAESFPFMTQEQLLQLLSSNAALPSLLPPFLGSLPLGLWTGTQAPPTGGTQTPQPANNLLNQASPLNVLPSALGPQGDLPLNLVSLLNPPAPGMGPGVAPGLEAGEKNPGLQALLMASLLLGQNPAAMLPLPGLNLDLPPLQQQVFGEGMSLEKTPALLDSVLMGPGLLDALQALASPADGQSLLLSAQLTPPPPPAFLSLNPALLAAALAQAETLPNHTPSPPSHTQGTLSSPALVSTSVSCTPLVPVTGQETCDSLTEQEKTNSQTPQFLPTILPQGVLSDLAALGNINSLHGLLAAGPLLLSQAPSLGMSLPQNQAALNPLTCLQLSMGPTLMEEKPLAVHETTPAQEDLPPSQLCQDSLLNPGHLQPPTQQREEPAGAEPGLIDPYGSFMDTIYTSFLQVSGRGSEGGSDSTPLSYPELAPSLSPRRACSVHNPDLSRLSMEAAQSPARGTPKLSEDPPTTPPCKPAESHPPDAPVHLTFMEEAKTDCSAKLCVYSNGIGAGVRRDDDGEEERRQPPGYLSPRERVNIDPVDDTMGNVDAEQGRALEMRTGARRGRKRKQTLQRGPEFPGDIERIIEEPAATIALQRPARGKRRRVVR, encoded by the exons ATGACTGGGGGCAGTGAGAAGGCAGCAGGAAAAAAAGATGGTGGTCCGACACTCACCGCTCAGGTCCCTGTTGGCTGGCAGAGAAAAGTGGAGGATGGGGCTGTGGCATACATTAG ccCAAGTGGTAAAGTTCTGTGTTCTGTGGAAGAGGTGAGGGTGTATCTGTTGACAGATGGCACATGTAAGTGTGGACTGGAATGCCCACTTGTCCTTCATAAG GTGTTCAACTTTGACCCTACTGCAGGGGTTCATTCTCAGAGTCATCAGTCAGGGAAAGTGGAAGAAGATATGACCAAACTGTGCAACCATCGCAGGAAAGTAGTCGCCATGGCTGCTCTGTGTCGGAGTATGCAGGTTTCCCAAATACCATTACCAGCTCATGGCTCAG GGAGCGGTGTGTGCTCAGCGGACGGCAAGAATAAGAGAGGGTCCATAGTGGCTCGAGGAGATGTAGCCCAGCGCACTTACCCGACCCAGCTGATACTGAACCAGGCCAGACCCAGCAGCAGTGGCAGCTTTCCTGTGCCCTCACCTCTTTCTCTTATTCAGAATGGATCTGTATCCCACACCACCTCCATACTGACTTCTGATCCGAGCTCACCTTTAAAGAAGACCTCTCCCCAGTCCCCAGGGCCCAGTGTAGCTGTTTATGGGAAGCAGCAGTGGAGCCCTCGCCCTGCCCTTACACAAACCATTCTCCAAAGAGCACCTCATAAGCCAACCTCTCCCAGCACTACAAAACTAGACGCAGCCCAGACGTATCAGACAGACTGTTCCCTTCCCTTGTTTACTTCACCCCCCTCTTCATCTTCACCTGTAATTGCCAGGGCAGGACAGCCTTATCTACAGGGAATAGTTATGAAATCTTCCCCTCCTCTCTGTTCATCCCCTTCTCGTGCTCAGGACACTTTCTCCCCTCACCAGCGATCCCGTCACTCATcgacctcctctctctctgaggGAACTCCAGGATCCATGCTTGCTCAGGGGGTTAAACCTTCACCTTCCCCTTCTCCTCTGCCTCCCGCCCAACCTTGCTCTTCACCCAAACTCTCCGTACCCCCGGTCAGCCCACGCAGTCGTCTGGAGGGCATTTTGCAGCACTACAAAGACTGCAGCACCACCAATCCTGACTCTACCCAGCAGCACCACACATCGAGCAGCAAAACCAAACTTCACACGCTGCAGAACCCACAGCCAGCCCAGAATAATTCCAGTGATAAGAGGAATGGACCAGTACTAGGTTCTGCCCCAGGACTGATTGGTCTTCCTTTGGGTCAGATCTTGTGTCAGCAGAAGAGCCAGCAGCACATCAGCAGCTCTTTCCCAGCCAGTAGCCTCCTTTCTGCAGCTGCCAAAGCCCAGTTGGCCAGCCAGAAAAACCAGAGCCAGTCCAGGGCTGCAGAAACAGGTGCCCTTCCTCTTCCAGCCCTAGACAAGGAGCAGCAGTCCAAGGTATTAATTAGCACTTTAAACAGTAGCCTCAGCACCCCTACAGCCCCGACCCAATCTTTGACAGCTTTCTTGCTTCCTCCCTCgccctctctccctgtgtcaAACCCTGCTCAATCTGAAAAAACATTACGCCGCAAACGCCAGCGTCGCTCACCCACTGTTCTTAGCATGCTGAAAGAATCGCAGATAAACCGAACTGTGGCATCATCCCCTATCGTCCCTTCCCCTTCTTTATCGTCCTCTAGCTCTCCTCCTGTCACTAACTCAGAAAACCACCTCCAGCCTGCACGCTTGCCTGGCGTGCCTCCTTCCACCACTCCTGTGCCTAATAGTGTACTAAGGCAGACGGAATTGGAAGAGGGCAAGAGGATGGCTCTTTCAAATTCCCTTCCTCTCTCCTCACCCCCTGCTTCCTCCCAGCCCCTCTCTGCCCTGCTTCAGCTCCTCAGTATGCAGAATGCCCAGAACAACACTACAACAACGGTACCACCCAGCAGGCACACACCTTTGGTTACCTCTCATACGCCTCAGTATGACGGCCAGCTTgtaccacaaacacacatccacatgAAACAGTCTCAGCCCCAAACCTTGGTCCCTGCTTTGGATTCTCTTACCCAGCTGGCAACTACTCAGCCCCTTTCTCTGACGTGTGAAGACACAGAAGCAGTTGCAGTAAACctcaaaacaacagcaaatagTCCAGTTCTGAACTTGAGCCTGCCTCACACAAGCACCAGTGCAGGAACTGAGCCTTCCATTAGCTATCATACCCTTGATGTGATGAGCCAGCTGTCATCAGCCACCTGCCTGTCTGCTTCCACCATATCAGAGAAAACCTGTGCATCCAAACTAGGGGATATGGGACCTGATCATAACATTTACCAAACAAACCAGCCAGACCAAAACCAGGCTACAGATAGTGAGG GTCCTGTAATGTCAGAAGAGCAGCACAATTTGGAGACTAAGCTACTTTCTGGCTGTGATCCTGACACTAACCTCTCCCTGGCACATGCACCCGGCACCTCTTCGGCCGATCTCCAGAACTCTGCAGCTGACCACGCGAGCACCTTGCAGCTGGCCGAGTCTTTCCCTTTCATGACGCAGGAACAGCTCCTCCAGCTTCTCTCCTCGAATGCAGCCCTGCCCTCCCTTCTTCCCCCTTTCTTAGGTTCTCTGCCTCTTGGGCTCTGGACAGGCACTCAGGCTCCCCCAACCGGAGGCACCCAAACTCCGCAACCAGCAAACAACCTCCTCAACCAGGCTTCTCCACTCAACGTTCTGCCTTCTGCTCTGGGACCTCAGGGGGACCTCCCTCTTAACCTAGTTAGTCTATTAAATCCTCCTGCTCCAGGGATGGGTCCGGGTGTGGCTCCAGGGCTTGAGGCTGGTGAAAAGAACCCTGGACTACAGGCACTGCTCATGGCATCTTTGCTTCTTGGGCAGAACCCAGCTGCCATGCTCCCACTGCCAGGACTCAATTTAGACCTCCCTCCCCTGCAGCAACAGGTATTTGGGGAAGGCATGTCTTTAGAGAAGACCCCAGCTCTGCTGGACTCTGTCTTGATGGGGCCAGGACTCTTAGATGCCCTCCAGGCTCTAGCATCACCTGCAGATGGCCAGTCGCTTTTGCTCTCTGCCCAGCTcactcctcctccccctcctgcCTTCCTGTCCCTGAACCCTGCACTGTTGGCTGCAGCTCTTGCACAGGCTGAAACCCTTCCCAACCACACACCATCCCCCCCATCTCATACTCAG GGGACTCTTTCCAGTCCTGCACTGGTTTCTACCTCTGTGTCATGTACCCCACTGGTACCAGTCACTGGACAGGAAACATGTGACTCGCTGACTGAGCAGGAGAAGACCAACAGCCAGACACCTCAATTTCTTCCCACGATTCTGCCTCAAGGGGTCCTGA GTGACCTGGCAGCTTTGGGGAACATTAATAGTCTACATGGTTTACTAGCAGCAGGGCCTTTGTTGCTCTCGCAGGCTCCGTCGCTGGGAATGTCACTGCCACAGAACCAGGCTGCCCTTAACCCACTAACGTGCCTGCAG ctgtCTATGGGTCCAACACTAATGGAGGAGAAACCACTTGCAGTACATGAGACCACACCTGCACAAGAAGACCTCCCCCCTTCCCAACTGTGCCAGGATTCCCTGCTTAATCCTGGCCACCTACAACCACCTACACAGCAGAGGGAAGAGCCAGCCGGGGCTGAACCAGGGCTCATTGACCCATACGGCTCCTTTATGGACACTATCTACACTTCCTTCCTGCAGGTGAGTGGGCGTGGCTCAGAGGGAGGGAGCGACTCCACCCCACTCTCGTACCCAGAGCTCGCACCCTCTCTTAGTCCTCGGCGAGCATGCTCAGTACACAATCCTGACCTGTCCCGCCTCAGCATGGAAGCAGCCCAGTCTCCGGCCCGCGGCACACCCAAACTCAGCGAAGACCCGCCCACCACGCCACCCTGTAAACCTGCAGAGTCTCACCCACCAGATGCCCCCGTTCATCTCACATTTATGGAAGAGGCAAAGACTGACTGCTCAGCCAAGCTGTGTGTCTATAGCAACGGTATAGGTGCAGGAGTGAGAAGAGATGACGACGGTGAAGAAGAGCGAAGGCAACCACCAGGATACTTGAGCcccagagagagagtgaacatTGACCCAGTGGATGATACCATGGGTAATGTGGACGCGGAGCAAGGGAGG GCTTTAGAAATGCGTACAGGAGCCAGgagggggagaaaaagaaagcaaac GCTGCAGAGAGGGCCAGAGTTTCCTGGAGATATTGAGCGCATCATAGAGGAGCCAGCAGCTACA ATAGCACTGCAGAGGCCTGCGAGAGGGAAAAGGCGGCGTGTGGTCAGATAG
- the ddit3 gene encoding DNA damage-inducible transcript 3 protein isoform X1: protein MTAEWMYPPGVAPLCGAELEAWYEDLQDILGSDAGGAKHTRPPPCAEKEPEFLDVLESCSLTWLTEGQVWGEGVQRVMEEPSPPPLLLSQPPAQEEQRGARETASSVAGDLLPPEFFELLSEGGVGLVETGAVMVTNGYHHHHHHPPNPPPASPSISEEELPTVPNSSPSCSSSSSSSSSQSPSLNCSPSSSPPLSPPPAPASSRLGKRKKGSALSSPFSGKKSRKEREQENERKVQELTDQNERLKAEIERLGEEVQRTRRALIERLVNTRK, encoded by the exons ATGACTGCGGAGTGGATGTACCCCCCCGGCGTGGCGCCGCTGTGTGGTGCAGAGTTGGAGGCGTGGTATGAAGACTTGCAAGATATATTGGGATCCGATGCAGGTGGGGCCAAGCACACACGCCCCCCACCCTGCGCCGAG AAAGAGCCGGAGTTCCTGGATGTCTTGGAGAGCTGCTCGCTCACCTGGCTGACGGAGGGGCAggtgtggggggagggggtgcaGCGTGTGATGGAGGAGCCTTCACCACCTCCGCTGCTCCTCAGCCAGCCACCGGCACAGGAGGAGCAGCGTGGTGCACGAGAGACGGCGAGCTCTGTAGCAGGAGACCTTCTGCCCCCAGAGTTCTTCGAGCTGCTGAGTGAAGGAGGTGTCGGACTGGTGGAAACGGGGGCAGTTATGGTCACCAATggctaccaccaccaccaccatcaccccCCGAACCCTCCGCCTGCCTCCCCATCAATCAGTGAGGAAGAGCTGCCCACTGTCCCAAACTCGTCCCCATCCTGCTCAtcttcctcctcgtcctcaTCCTCGCAGTCGCCTTCCCTTAACTGCTCACCTTCctcctccccccctctctcccctccaCCAGCTCCTGCCTCCTCACGCCTGGGCAAGAGGAAGAAAGGGAGTGCACTGTCCTCACCTTTCTCAGGGAAGAAGAGCAGAAAGGAGCGGGAACAGGAGAATGAGAGGAAGGTGCAGGAGCTGACAGACCAGAATGAGAGGCTTAAAGCCGAGATCGAGCGACTTGGTGAGGAAGTTCAGCGGACACGCCGCGCGCTCATCGAGAGGCTCGTCAACACCAGGAAGTGA
- the ddit3 gene encoding DNA damage-inducible transcript 3 protein isoform X2: MQVGPSTHAPHPAPRSVTPKATAAVSALVPPMLRPPSSFLCSKEPEFLDVLESCSLTWLTEGQVWGEGVQRVMEEPSPPPLLLSQPPAQEEQRGARETASSVAGDLLPPEFFELLSEGGVGLVETGAVMVTNGYHHHHHHPPNPPPASPSISEEELPTVPNSSPSCSSSSSSSSSQSPSLNCSPSSSPPLSPPPAPASSRLGKRKKGSALSSPFSGKKSRKEREQENERKVQELTDQNERLKAEIERLGEEVQRTRRALIERLVNTRK, from the exons ATGCAGGTGGGGCCAAGCACACACGCCCCCCACCCTGCGCCGAGGTCAGTCACGCCGAAAGCGACGGCTGCCGTCTCTGCTCTCGTACCTCCAATGTTACGCCCTCCCTCCTCCTTTCTGTGCTCT AAAGAGCCGGAGTTCCTGGATGTCTTGGAGAGCTGCTCGCTCACCTGGCTGACGGAGGGGCAggtgtggggggagggggtgcaGCGTGTGATGGAGGAGCCTTCACCACCTCCGCTGCTCCTCAGCCAGCCACCGGCACAGGAGGAGCAGCGTGGTGCACGAGAGACGGCGAGCTCTGTAGCAGGAGACCTTCTGCCCCCAGAGTTCTTCGAGCTGCTGAGTGAAGGAGGTGTCGGACTGGTGGAAACGGGGGCAGTTATGGTCACCAATggctaccaccaccaccaccatcaccccCCGAACCCTCCGCCTGCCTCCCCATCAATCAGTGAGGAAGAGCTGCCCACTGTCCCAAACTCGTCCCCATCCTGCTCAtcttcctcctcgtcctcaTCCTCGCAGTCGCCTTCCCTTAACTGCTCACCTTCctcctccccccctctctcccctccaCCAGCTCCTGCCTCCTCACGCCTGGGCAAGAGGAAGAAAGGGAGTGCACTGTCCTCACCTTTCTCAGGGAAGAAGAGCAGAAAGGAGCGGGAACAGGAGAATGAGAGGAAGGTGCAGGAGCTGACAGACCAGAATGAGAGGCTTAAAGCCGAGATCGAGCGACTTGGTGAGGAAGTTCAGCGGACACGCCGCGCGCTCATCGAGAGGCTCGTCAACACCAGGAAGTGA